The Fulvia fulva chromosome 6, complete sequence genome includes a window with the following:
- a CDS encoding Methyltransferase-like protein 27, whose amino-acid sequence MTDTLTRQDSGPVTTSDGGCEYVSRVHNSKTSKDLQDIYDKWADQFNDDIAKQDYVAPKYVAEAILDNLGKVDGDILDAGCGTGLSGIALAQVGCKNIDGVDLSTGMLKVAAKTGLYRSLAPADLSKPIEKQDDTYDVVTCVGTLTHGHVDPKPALEEFIRITKPGGLIVATIIDDIWATHGYEAEVKRLQDAGLAEVLSTESKAYRQNAGVYAKILVLRKRIGS is encoded by the coding sequence ATGACGGATACACTTACCAGGCAAGACAGCGGCCCGGTCACGACTAGCGATGGCGGGTGCGAATACGTCTCGCGCGTTCACAACTCCAAAACTTCCAAAGACTTGCAAGATATCTACGACAAGTGGGCCGACCAGTTCAACGATGATATTGCGAAGCAAGACTATGTAGCGCCGAAATACGTTGCCGAAGCTATATTGGACAACTTGGGCAAGGTCGATGGGGACATTCTCGATGCGGGTTGCGGGACTGGGCTGTCTGGGATTGCGTTAGCCCAGGTTGGTTGCAAGAACATCGATGGCGTCGATCTTTCTACTGGCATGCTGAAGGTTGCGGCGAAGACTGGGCTATACAGGAGTCTGGCACCCGCAGATCTGTCGAAACCGATTGAGAAGCAGGATGATACTTATGATGTTGTGACTTGTGTCGGGACATTGACGCATGGTCATGTTGACCCCAAGCCGGCTCTCGAGGAGTTCATCAGGATTACGAAACCTGGAGGTCTGATTGTTGCGACGATCATTGATGACATTTGGGCGACGCATGGTTATGAAGCTGAGGTAAAGAGGTTACAAGATGCTGGCCTTGCGGAAGTGCTGAGCACCGAGAGCAAGGCATACAGGCAAAATGCCGGCGTATATGCCAAGATCCTGGTTCTGCGGAAAAGGATCGGAAGCTAG
- a CDS encoding Dephospho-CoA kinase CAB5 has translation MLLLGLTGSIATGKSTVSGILSSPPYNLPIVDADKIARQVVEPGTSGYKKIVNTFGASTPNLLVPATPENGGEHGRNGKGRGLNRPALGRRVFGEGKDEDRKALNKIVHPAVRTEMYRQMLFAYLRGYWAVVLDVPLLFESGWEPLCGTILVVAVRDAKIQMERLRARDEHLTEEDAKNRVAAQWDVRDKAERCLRRGDKAGVVVWNDGDKNDLKKQIDQVMSQVKTGSPQWWAWLLLLCPPLAAMSGGWSYVRSWWIKRQWEQEKQREKAKL, from the coding sequence ATGCTGCTCCTCGGCCTCACTGGAAGCATAGCGACGGGGAAGTCAACAGTATCGGGCATATTGTCGTCACCGCCGTACAACTTACCCATAGTTGATGCCGACAAGATTGCGCGGCAAGTGGTGGAGCCAGGTACCTCGGGTTACAAGAAGATTGTAAACACATTCGGGGCTTCGACACCAAATCTTTTGGTGCCAGCTACACCTGAGAATGGCGGCGAGCATGGTCGCAATGGCAAAGGCCGGGGGCTGAACCGACCGGCACTGGGCAGGAGGGTGTTCGGAGAGGGGAAAGATGAGGATCGCAAAGCGTTGAACAAGATCGTGCATCCAGCTGTCAGGACAGAGATGTATCGGCAAATGCTGTTTGCATATCTCAGAGGCTACTGGGCAGTTGTTCTCGATGTACCGCTGCTGTTTGAGTCGGGCTGGGAACCACTCTGTGGCACGATCTTGGTGGTTGCGGTACGAGATGCGAAGATCCAGATGGAGCGCTTACGGGCAAGAGATGAGCACCTGACGGAGGAGGACGCGAAGAACAGAGTCGCAGCTCAGTGGGATGTCAGAGACAAGGCGGAGAGGTGTCTGAGGAGAGGAGACAAAGCGGGCGTTGTGGTGTGGAATGATGGCGACAAGAACGATCTGAAGAAGCAGATCGATCAGGTTATGTCACAGGTGAAGACTGGCAGCCCGCAGTGGTGGGCATGGTTACTACTCCTGTGCCCGCCATTAGCTGCGATGAGTGGAGGATGGTCATACGTGAGGAGCTGGTGGATCAAGAGGCAGTGGGAGCAAGAAAAGCAGCGCGAGAAGGCGAAACTATGA